The proteins below come from a single Mycobacterium parmense genomic window:
- a CDS encoding patatin-like phospholipase family protein has translation MNQQPKHADVVLSGGGVKFIGLVGAIVALMDAGYSFKRASGVSGGSVVAAILAAASNGDQLTSQEVKELALSVPLREWRDAAPVPYLGPAWGLLRDSSMYRGDVAYDWIRSELKNLGVNSFGDLALDEDHLIEGRRCKLVVTVADLTAAQLVRLPWDYRRLYGLDPDEQLVADAVRASMAIPFFYRPVTLTSATGRPSTLVDGGVLSNFPVDTFDRPDGKAPRWPTFGITVVPRIAEGIGEVMPALRPLRLFDQTSLLESLLTTMLVGHDQTQLNQPWVRSRAILVESTDVGVLDFGASRGRLEELFNRGYEAAQAFLSTWDWSAYRERFRWPDKAPPG, from the coding sequence ATGAACCAGCAGCCGAAACATGCGGATGTGGTTCTCTCTGGTGGGGGCGTCAAGTTCATCGGCCTGGTAGGTGCGATCGTCGCGCTCATGGACGCTGGATATTCGTTCAAAAGGGCGTCAGGGGTCTCTGGTGGCTCGGTCGTCGCGGCCATCCTCGCCGCCGCGTCCAATGGTGACCAGCTGACGAGCCAGGAGGTCAAAGAACTGGCGCTATCGGTGCCGCTGCGCGAATGGCGTGACGCGGCACCCGTGCCCTATCTCGGTCCTGCGTGGGGTCTGCTGCGGGACTCGAGCATGTACCGCGGCGACGTCGCCTACGACTGGATTCGCAGTGAGCTGAAAAACCTGGGCGTGAACTCGTTCGGTGATCTGGCCCTCGACGAAGACCACCTGATCGAAGGGCGGCGTTGCAAGCTGGTGGTCACTGTCGCGGATCTGACGGCGGCCCAGTTGGTGCGATTACCGTGGGACTACCGGCGCCTCTACGGGCTGGACCCCGATGAACAACTCGTTGCGGACGCCGTGCGCGCTTCGATGGCGATTCCGTTCTTCTACCGCCCGGTTACGTTGACCAGCGCCACCGGTAGGCCATCCACGCTGGTCGACGGTGGCGTGCTGTCGAACTTTCCGGTCGATACCTTTGACCGGCCAGACGGCAAAGCGCCACGCTGGCCCACGTTCGGGATCACCGTGGTACCGAGGATTGCCGAGGGCATTGGCGAGGTGATGCCTGCTCTGAGGCCGCTTCGTCTCTTCGATCAGACGTCTCTGCTGGAGAGCCTGCTCACCACCATGCTGGTCGGTCATGACCAGACCCAGCTGAACCAGCCGTGGGTTCGTTCCCGCGCGATCTTGGTCGAATCGACTGACGTGGGCGTACTTGACTTCGGCGCATCCCGGGGGCGTCTCGAAGAGCTCTTCAACAGGGGCTATGAGGCTGCGCAGGCGTTCCTGTCGACGTGGGATTGGTCGGCATACCGCGAGCGGTTCCGGTGGCCCGACAAAGCGCCGCCCGGGTGA